In the genome of Desulfuromonas sp. DDH964, one region contains:
- a CDS encoding NAD(P)-dependent oxidoreductase translates to MIREIGFIGLGTVGKHMALNLLKGDYRLTVYDRQDDALQELVKAGAKAAPTPFAAAKGRDLVIVILPEIEEREAALGGDNGFLAGIDPGTILVDMGTHSLEATRELAAQASKERVLFLEAPVWGTREHAANGLLTILVGGDPSLLGRCREVFSYLGLSVIHIGEVGEATQMKFIVNLVQAELMAALAEGLVFGEKLGFKAEKILECLESGGAASPLFNAKGRSIARGDFSRNLALKYVREGLQAVQKVALQHHLDLPVVAATLKVYDQAVADGRGEEDFSAIVKVLRK, encoded by the coding sequence ATGATCAGGGAAATCGGATTTATCGGCCTGGGTACCGTCGGCAAGCATATGGCTCTCAACCTGCTCAAGGGGGATTACCGGCTGACGGTTTACGACCGCCAGGACGACGCGTTGCAGGAGCTGGTCAAGGCGGGCGCCAAGGCGGCGCCGACCCCTTTCGCCGCGGCCAAGGGGCGTGACCTCGTCATCGTCATCCTGCCGGAAATCGAGGAACGGGAAGCGGCGCTTGGCGGTGACAACGGTTTTCTCGCCGGGATCGACCCGGGGACGATTCTTGTCGATATGGGGACCCACTCCCTGGAGGCGACGCGGGAACTGGCTGCCCAGGCGAGCAAGGAACGGGTTCTCTTCCTCGAAGCGCCGGTCTGGGGGACCCGCGAGCATGCCGCCAATGGCCTGCTGACGATCCTGGTCGGGGGCGACCCGTCGCTCCTCGGGCGCTGCCGCGAGGTCTTTTCCTACCTCGGCCTGAGCGTCATCCATATCGGCGAGGTCGGCGAGGCGACGCAGATGAAGTTCATCGTCAACCTGGTCCAGGCCGAGCTGATGGCCGCCCTTGCCGAAGGCCTGGTCTTTGGCGAAAAGCTCGGCTTCAAGGCCGAAAAGATTCTCGAGTGTCTCGAGTCGGGGGGCGCCGCCTCTCCGCTCTTCAATGCCAAGGGGCGCTCCATTGCCCGCGGCGACTTTTCCCGCAATCTCGCCCTCAAGTACGTGCGCGAAGGGCTGCAGGCAGTGCAGAAGGTCGCCCTCCAGCACCACCTCGATCTCCCCGTCGTCGCCGCGACGCTCAAGGTCTACGATCAGGCGGTCGCCGACGGCCGCGGCGAGGAGGATTTCTCCGCCATCGTCAAGGTGCTGCGCAAGTAA
- the polA gene encoding DNA polymerase I, with the protein MTEQPQRLFLIDGSSYIYRAYFAIRHLSNSRGEATNAVFGFVNMLLKVVREHAPDHLAVIFDAKGPTFRKELYPEYKANRAQMPEDLVPQIPVIKELVRAFNMPAIEKQGFEADDIIATLAKKFAADGLAVTVVTGDKDLMQVVSERITLLDTMKDQVSGLAEVAERFGGGPEKVIEVQALSGDASDNIPGVPGVGEKTAVKLIQEFGTVENLLANLDRVKGKLQEKLREHADSARLSKQLVTLKDDVPLDCDFADFALTPPDNAALTDLFKQLEFHKLLQEFSSDERASGEGYRGVLSEADLNTLLAELEAAERFAFDTETTSLDAVRADLVGLSFAVTPGEAWYIPVGHYYLGVPDQLDRAGVLERLRPLLEDPSKAKIAQNAKYDLLVLRRAGIRVQGVAVDTMLASYLGNPAASSHGMDALAAELLGYKTISYKEMTGSGKNQIGFAEVEVEKAVVYAAEDADITLRLAEKLEPLLAENGQERLFHEVEMPLMTVLTDMEWTGVAIDAGFLGALSREFAAKLAVLEETIHQLAGTPFNVASPKQLGEILFERLKLPRGRKTKTGWSTDVEVLSNLAVEHPIAARLLEHRSLSKLKGTYSDALPKLVNPDSGRIHTSFNQAVTATGRLSSSDPNLQNIPIRSEEGGRIREAFIPAPGNLLLSADYSQVELRLLAHLADEAVLKEAFAKGEDIHARTASEVFGVFPEMVTPEMRRQAKTINFGVIYGMGAFSLGKDLGIPTREAQTFIDNYFARYPGIKAFMESKRQEAREKLFVTTILGRRCAVAEIHSKNGAIRSYAERNAINYPIQGSAADLIKVAMVHIHRRLAEEGLQAKMVLQVHDELVFDVPQGELETVRALVREEMEGAIPLSVPLVVDIGVGNNWREAH; encoded by the coding sequence ATGACCGAGCAGCCGCAGCGCCTCTTTTTGATCGACGGTTCGAGCTACATCTACCGCGCCTACTTCGCCATTCGCCATCTCTCCAACAGCAGAGGGGAAGCGACCAACGCCGTCTTCGGCTTCGTCAATATGCTCCTCAAGGTGGTGCGCGAACACGCCCCTGACCACCTGGCGGTGATTTTCGACGCCAAGGGGCCGACCTTTCGCAAGGAGCTCTACCCCGAGTACAAAGCGAACCGGGCGCAGATGCCCGAAGACCTGGTGCCGCAAATCCCGGTGATCAAGGAGTTGGTGCGGGCGTTCAACATGCCGGCGATCGAAAAGCAGGGGTTCGAAGCCGACGACATCATCGCCACCCTGGCCAAGAAGTTTGCCGCCGACGGGCTGGCGGTAACGGTGGTTACCGGGGACAAGGATTTGATGCAGGTGGTCTCGGAGCGAATCACCCTGCTCGACACCATGAAGGACCAGGTTTCGGGGCTGGCCGAGGTGGCGGAGCGCTTCGGTGGCGGCCCGGAAAAGGTGATCGAGGTGCAGGCCCTTTCCGGGGACGCCTCCGACAACATCCCCGGCGTTCCCGGCGTCGGCGAGAAGACCGCGGTCAAACTGATCCAGGAGTTCGGCACGGTGGAGAACCTGCTCGCCAATCTCGACCGGGTCAAGGGGAAGTTGCAGGAAAAGCTGCGCGAGCATGCCGACTCGGCGCGGCTGTCGAAGCAGCTGGTGACCCTGAAGGACGACGTCCCCCTCGACTGCGATTTCGCCGATTTCGCCCTGACGCCGCCCGATAATGCGGCGCTGACCGATCTCTTCAAACAACTCGAATTCCACAAACTGCTGCAGGAGTTCTCCAGCGACGAGCGCGCCAGCGGTGAAGGTTACCGCGGAGTGCTGAGTGAAGCCGACCTCAATACCCTGCTTGCCGAGCTGGAGGCGGCCGAGCGCTTCGCCTTCGACACCGAAACCACCAGTCTCGACGCAGTGCGTGCCGACCTGGTCGGGCTCTCCTTCGCCGTAACGCCCGGCGAAGCCTGGTATATCCCGGTCGGTCACTACTACCTCGGTGTCCCCGACCAGCTCGATCGTGCCGGGGTGCTGGAGCGACTGCGGCCGCTGCTGGAAGATCCCTCCAAGGCAAAGATCGCCCAGAACGCCAAATACGATCTGCTGGTGTTGCGGCGCGCCGGAATCCGGGTGCAGGGGGTGGCAGTCGACACCATGCTTGCCTCCTATCTCGGCAACCCGGCCGCCAGCTCTCATGGCATGGACGCCCTCGCCGCCGAGCTGCTTGGCTACAAGACGATCAGCTACAAGGAGATGACCGGCAGCGGCAAGAACCAGATCGGGTTCGCCGAAGTCGAGGTGGAGAAGGCGGTGGTCTACGCCGCCGAAGACGCCGACATCACCCTGCGGCTGGCAGAAAAGCTCGAGCCGCTGCTCGCCGAAAACGGCCAGGAGCGACTCTTTCACGAAGTCGAGATGCCGCTAATGACGGTGCTCACCGACATGGAGTGGACCGGGGTGGCGATCGACGCCGGCTTCCTCGGCGCCCTCTCCCGGGAATTCGCCGCCAAGCTCGCCGTGCTTGAGGAGACGATCCACCAGCTCGCCGGCACCCCCTTCAATGTCGCCTCCCCCAAGCAACTCGGCGAGATCCTCTTCGAGCGCCTCAAGCTGCCGCGCGGCAGGAAGACCAAGACCGGCTGGTCGACCGATGTCGAGGTGCTGAGCAACCTCGCCGTGGAGCACCCGATCGCGGCCCGGCTGCTCGAACATCGCTCCCTTTCCAAGCTGAAAGGGACCTACAGCGACGCCTTGCCGAAACTGGTCAATCCCGACAGCGGACGCATCCACACCTCCTTCAACCAGGCGGTGACGGCGACCGGAAGGCTTTCCTCCAGCGACCCCAATCTGCAGAACATCCCGATCCGCAGCGAGGAAGGAGGGCGCATCCGCGAAGCCTTCATCCCGGCGCCGGGAAACCTGCTCCTCTCCGCCGACTACTCCCAGGTCGAGCTGCGTCTGCTTGCCCACCTCGCCGACGAAGCGGTGCTGAAGGAAGCTTTCGCCAAGGGGGAGGATATCCACGCCCGCACCGCCAGCGAGGTCTTCGGCGTCTTCCCGGAAATGGTTACGCCCGAGATGCGCCGCCAGGCCAAGACCATCAATTTCGGGGTGATTTACGGCATGGGTGCTTTTTCCCTCGGCAAGGACCTCGGTATCCCGACCCGCGAGGCGCAGACGTTTATCGACAACTATTTCGCCCGCTATCCCGGCATCAAGGCCTTCATGGAGAGCAAGCGCCAGGAGGCGCGGGAGAAGCTCTTTGTCACCACCATCCTCGGCCGGCGCTGTGCCGTCGCCGAGATCCATAGCAAAAACGGCGCGATCCGCAGCTACGCCGAACGCAACGCCATCAACTATCCGATCCAGGGTTCCGCTGCCGACCTGATCAAGGTCGCCATGGTCCATATCCACCGGCGGCTGGCGGAGGAGGGACTGCAGGCGAAGATGGTGCTGCAGGTCCATGACGAACTGGTTTTCGATGTGCCGCAGGGGGAACTGGAGACGGTGCGGGCGCTGGTGCGGGAAGAGATGGAGGGGGCGATTCCGTTGTCGGTACCGCTGGTGGTCGATATCGGTGTCGGCAACAACTGGCGCGAAGCGCATTAA
- a CDS encoding class II aldolase/adducin family protein produces MSQQEGVIKFDLEFTPAPPLPMAELAELNGWRRILFQVGLVGCDPKRYAGLGFGNVSLRLPPFAAPPQQRPFTISGTQTGPLALLGPEHYALVRNCDAQANRVVAQGPIRPSSEALTHGALYALDPELRCVLHVHSPLLWQRAAALGLPATDPAAAYGTPAMATAVASLYADPAVRAGGILAMAGHEDGLVAFGADPAVAGTVLLTWLARAYGATGP; encoded by the coding sequence ATGAGTCAACAGGAAGGTGTCATCAAGTTCGACCTCGAGTTCACCCCGGCCCCGCCTCTGCCGATGGCGGAGCTGGCCGAGCTCAACGGCTGGCGGCGCATCCTGTTCCAGGTCGGCCTGGTCGGGTGCGACCCGAAGCGCTACGCGGGGCTCGGTTTCGGCAATGTCAGCCTGCGACTTCCCCCGTTTGCGGCGCCGCCGCAACAGCGCCCCTTCACCATCAGCGGTACCCAGACCGGGCCCTTGGCCTTGCTCGGTCCCGAGCACTATGCCCTGGTGCGCAACTGCGATGCGCAGGCCAACCGGGTGGTGGCGCAAGGCCCGATCCGTCCCTCCTCGGAAGCGCTGACCCACGGTGCCCTCTATGCCCTCGACCCCGAGTTGCGTTGCGTCCTCCACGTTCACTCGCCCCTGCTCTGGCAACGGGCCGCAGCCCTTGGTCTGCCGGCCACCGATCCCGCTGCTGCCTACGGCACCCCGGCGATGGCGACCGCAGTCGCCTCGCTCTATGCCGACCCGGCGGTGCGCGCCGGCGGCATCCTTGCCATGGCTGGCCACGAGGACGGGCTGGTCGCTTTCGGCGCCGACCCTGCGGTAGCCGGCACGGTGCTGTTGACCTGGCTGGCCCGGGCTTATGGTGCCACCGGCCCATAG
- a CDS encoding FMN-binding protein encodes MKSLIRVALLLVLMAGTSPAQGLHSREEALQQAFPEAEHIEAIHLYLTATQRQAYERVTGTASDTSLYTFYIGYLEGRRLGIAAIESAPVRTQPATLLVVLNPDLSVCFVEVLAFFEPSEYSPSPRWLGQFAGRSGVMDLRLGKDLHGITGATLTTQAVLRQVRRTTAMAAFLPGEN; translated from the coding sequence ATGAAAAGTCTGATTAGGGTCGCCCTGCTTCTGGTCCTGATGGCCGGCACGTCACCCGCCCAGGGTCTGCACTCCCGGGAGGAAGCCTTGCAGCAAGCTTTTCCGGAGGCAGAGCACATCGAAGCCATCCATCTTTATCTCACCGCAACCCAACGCCAGGCGTATGAACGGGTGACCGGGACCGCCAGCGACACTTCCCTTTATACCTTTTACATAGGTTACCTGGAGGGTCGCCGGCTCGGTATCGCCGCCATCGAGTCTGCGCCGGTACGCACGCAACCGGCGACCCTGCTGGTGGTCCTCAATCCCGATCTCAGCGTTTGCTTCGTCGAAGTTTTAGCCTTCTTCGAGCCCTCGGAATACTCCCCTTCGCCGCGCTGGCTCGGCCAGTTCGCCGGGCGAAGCGGGGTGATGGACTTGCGCCTCGGCAAGGACCTTCACGGCATCACCGGAGCGACCCTCACCACCCAGGCGGTCCTGCGCCAGGTCCGCAGAACGACCGCCATGGCCGCCTTCCTCCCCGGGGAGAACTGA
- the gspE gene encoding type II secretion system ATPase GspE, with protein MAWRLLGEILRDDFKVPAAQIETALALQGEDHRRIGQILVGRKLLDSKDLAAALALQQGLEFLATLPEQIDPELLNLVPIGFAKDYRVIPLERHEGRLRVAIADPGDSRALNDLAALTGEELEVVVAPSEEILATINRGFERQAGEAREMVEEIGGEASGDLAVSLEPQDLIDVADEAPIIRFVNSLITQGYKERASDIHLEPFEGEMIVRYRIDGILYEVLRPPHKAQASITSRLKIMAGLNIAEKRLPQDGRFRVRIAGKDVDVRVSTLPTAFGERVVLRLLDKASNVLALEDIGMDPDMLRQVGAMIHKSHGIFLVTGPTGSGKTTTLYAALTRLNSREKNIITVEDPIEYQLAGVGQIQVNPKINLTFAAGLRSILRQDPDIIMVGEIRDGETAEIAVQSALTGHMVFSTLHTNDAAGAMTRLVEMGIEPFLAASSIVGIIAQRLVRTICPHCKEAYQPTPQLLSEMGLERALPPGAQLFRGRGCAKCMEIGYRGRSGIYELLPVDEQVRDLLLQKKDAATIKNAAVKKGMRTLRDAGLAMALSGETTIEEVLRVTQDET; from the coding sequence ATGGCCTGGAGACTCCTCGGGGAAATCCTGCGCGACGACTTCAAGGTGCCGGCGGCCCAGATCGAGACCGCCCTCGCCCTGCAGGGGGAAGACCACCGGCGCATCGGCCAGATCCTGGTCGGCCGCAAACTCCTCGACAGCAAGGACCTGGCGGCGGCGCTGGCACTCCAGCAGGGGCTCGAATTCCTGGCGACGCTGCCGGAACAGATCGACCCCGAACTCCTCAACCTGGTGCCGATCGGCTTCGCCAAGGACTACCGCGTCATCCCCCTGGAACGCCACGAGGGGCGCCTGCGCGTCGCCATCGCCGATCCCGGCGACAGTCGCGCTCTCAACGACCTGGCGGCGCTGACCGGGGAAGAGCTGGAGGTGGTGGTCGCCCCCAGCGAAGAGATCCTCGCCACCATCAACCGCGGTTTCGAGCGCCAGGCCGGGGAAGCCCGGGAGATGGTCGAGGAGATCGGCGGCGAGGCGAGCGGCGACCTCGCGGTCAGCCTCGAACCCCAGGATCTGATCGACGTCGCCGACGAGGCGCCGATCATCCGCTTCGTCAACAGCCTGATCACCCAGGGGTACAAGGAGCGCGCCAGCGACATCCACCTCGAACCCTTCGAAGGGGAGATGATCGTCCGCTACCGCATCGACGGCATCCTCTACGAGGTACTGCGCCCCCCCCACAAGGCCCAGGCGAGCATCACCTCGCGCCTGAAGATCATGGCCGGCCTCAACATTGCCGAAAAGCGTCTCCCCCAGGACGGCCGCTTCCGGGTGCGCATTGCCGGCAAGGATGTCGACGTCCGCGTCTCGACCCTGCCGACCGCCTTCGGCGAGCGGGTGGTGCTGCGCCTCCTAGACAAGGCGTCCAACGTCCTCGCCCTTGAGGATATCGGCATGGACCCCGACATGCTGCGCCAGGTCGGCGCCATGATCCACAAGAGCCACGGCATCTTCCTCGTCACCGGTCCGACCGGTTCCGGCAAGACCACCACCCTCTATGCGGCGCTGACCCGGCTCAACAGCCGCGAGAAGAATATCATTACCGTCGAGGACCCGATCGAGTACCAGCTCGCCGGAGTCGGCCAGATCCAGGTCAACCCGAAGATCAACCTGACCTTCGCCGCCGGCCTGCGCTCGATCCTGCGCCAGGACCCGGACATCATCATGGTCGGCGAGATCCGCGACGGCGAAACCGCCGAGATCGCCGTGCAGTCGGCGCTGACCGGACACATGGTCTTCTCGACCCTGCACACCAACGACGCCGCCGGTGCCATGACCCGCCTGGTGGAGATGGGGATCGAGCCATTCCTGGCTGCCTCCTCCATCGTCGGCATCATCGCCCAGCGCCTGGTGCGCACCATCTGCCCGCACTGCAAGGAGGCCTACCAGCCGACCCCGCAACTGCTTTCCGAGATGGGCCTGGAGCGGGCGCTGCCACCCGGAGCGCAGCTCTTTCGCGGGCGCGGCTGTGCCAAGTGCATGGAGATCGGCTACCGCGGCCGCAGCGGCATCTACGAGCTCCTCCCCGTCGACGAGCAGGTGCGCGACCTTCTGCTGCAGAAGAAGGATGCCGCGACGATCAAGAATGCCGCCGTGAAGAAGGGGATGCGCACGCTGCGCGATGCCGGACTGGCGATGGCGCTTTCGGGCGAAACGACCATCGAGGAAGTGCTGCGCGTAACCCAGGACGAGACCTGA
- the gspD gene encoding type II secretion system secretin GspD: MIPNHRLWAGLLLLLGLLLPYQALAEPPTPAPEGVSLDFKDVELTDLIQTISELTGRNFIYDDTVRGKVTIISPQRISLDEAYQLFLTVLNVKGFTVVPSGQVNKIVMVKDAKENNLPTVFEAGKQRKGDQFVTRLIPLQNVDANVLATTVLAPLIPKTSNIVAYPPSNTLIITDSAANIERLVQIIHELDVTSPPDKLEIISLKFASAEEVAQICNQILAQAATTPRRGRAAANVATAGGASVSKILPYGRTNQLVVMASTEDMLTIRNILAQLDQKPETERSHINVYYLENADAETLAKTLNEILTGIKAQAKQTRTTPGQAGVAQGTPLASEPVTITADKPTNALIVNANPEDYEILRGIISQLDIKRKQVFVEALILELSMDATRKLGASLQGAIGINGDSVVFGTSNLNSGSVTLGDLAGSSSSSTPNLLGKAVEGILLGGLFDPISITNPDGSTTTVPALSALIQASKTDADINILSAPRLLTSDNEEAEIIVGQNVPIITSRLTGANSSTDATNLAQSVTIERKDVALTLRLTPQITEGNLVRLTVMQELTDLAATSVGSIDQVGPTLTKRSIRNTVVAENGRTIVLGGLIGNNVQNSITKVPLLGDIPILGWLFKTKSTTTKKTNLLVFITPHVIRGADDLADVTRKSRQAMDDFRDRSIAPGWQIDPPPARVPAAPELPPPAPASPAEPMGN; the protein is encoded by the coding sequence GTGATTCCGAATCATCGTCTCTGGGCCGGCCTGCTGTTACTGCTCGGTCTTCTCCTCCCCTACCAGGCGCTGGCCGAGCCGCCGACGCCGGCGCCGGAAGGGGTCTCCCTTGACTTCAAGGACGTCGAGCTCACCGACCTGATCCAGACCATCAGCGAGCTGACCGGCCGCAATTTCATCTACGACGATACCGTGCGCGGCAAGGTGACGATCATCTCCCCCCAGCGGATATCCCTCGACGAGGCCTACCAGCTCTTCCTCACTGTTCTCAATGTCAAGGGCTTCACCGTCGTCCCCTCCGGCCAGGTCAACAAGATCGTGATGGTCAAGGACGCCAAGGAGAACAACCTGCCGACGGTCTTCGAGGCAGGGAAGCAGCGCAAGGGGGACCAGTTCGTCACCCGGCTCATCCCGCTGCAGAACGTCGATGCCAACGTGCTGGCCACCACCGTCCTCGCCCCGCTGATTCCCAAGACCAGCAATATCGTCGCCTATCCACCGTCGAATACCCTGATCATCACCGACAGCGCGGCGAACATCGAACGCCTGGTGCAGATCATTCATGAACTCGATGTCACCAGCCCGCCGGACAAGCTGGAAATCATCTCCCTGAAATTCGCCAGCGCCGAGGAGGTAGCCCAGATCTGCAACCAGATCCTCGCCCAGGCGGCGACCACCCCACGCCGTGGCCGCGCCGCGGCGAACGTGGCAACGGCGGGCGGAGCGTCGGTAAGTAAAATTCTCCCCTACGGCCGGACCAACCAGCTGGTAGTCATGGCGAGCACCGAGGACATGCTCACCATCCGCAATATCCTCGCCCAGCTCGACCAGAAACCGGAGACCGAGCGTTCCCACATCAACGTCTACTACCTCGAAAACGCCGACGCCGAGACCCTCGCCAAGACCCTCAACGAAATCCTCACCGGCATCAAGGCCCAGGCGAAGCAGACCCGCACCACACCCGGCCAGGCCGGTGTTGCGCAGGGCACCCCCCTCGCCAGCGAGCCGGTCACCATCACGGCAGACAAACCGACCAATGCCCTGATTGTCAACGCCAACCCGGAAGATTACGAAATCCTCCGCGGCATCATCAGCCAGCTCGATATCAAGCGCAAACAGGTCTTCGTCGAGGCGTTGATTCTCGAGCTGTCGATGGACGCCACCCGCAAGCTCGGTGCTTCGCTGCAGGGCGCCATCGGCATCAACGGCGACAGCGTCGTCTTCGGGACTAGCAATCTCAACAGCGGCTCGGTCACCCTCGGCGACCTCGCCGGCAGCTCCAGCTCAAGTACGCCCAACCTGCTTGGCAAGGCGGTCGAGGGGATCCTCCTTGGCGGCCTCTTCGACCCGATCAGCATCACCAACCCCGACGGTTCCACCACCACGGTGCCGGCCCTCTCGGCCCTGATCCAGGCCTCCAAGACCGACGCCGATATCAATATCCTCTCGGCGCCGCGCCTGCTGACCTCGGACAACGAGGAGGCGGAGATCATCGTCGGCCAGAACGTGCCGATCATCACCTCGCGCCTGACCGGCGCCAACAGCTCCACCGACGCCACCAACCTCGCCCAGAGCGTCACCATCGAGCGCAAGGACGTCGCCCTCACCCTGCGCCTGACGCCGCAGATCACCGAGGGGAATCTGGTCCGCCTCACCGTCATGCAGGAGCTCACCGACCTCGCCGCTACCAGCGTCGGCAGCATCGACCAGGTCGGCCCGACCCTGACCAAGCGCTCGATCCGCAATACCGTGGTCGCCGAAAACGGCCGCACCATCGTGCTCGGCGGACTGATCGGCAACAACGTTCAGAACAGCATCACCAAGGTGCCGCTGCTCGGTGACATTCCGATCCTCGGCTGGCTCTTCAAGACCAAGAGCACCACCACCAAGAAGACCAACCTGCTGGTCTTCATCACCCCCCACGTGATCCGTGGCGCCGACGACCTCGCCGACGTCACCCGCAAGAGCCGCCAGGCGATGGACGACTTCCGCGACCGCAGCATCGCCCCCGGCTGGCAGATCGATCCGCCCCCGGCCAGGGTTCCGGCCGCGCCCGAGCTGCCGCCCCCTGCGCCGGCCAGCCCGGCCGAACCGATGGGGAACTAG
- the gspC gene encoding type II secretion system protein GspC, whose amino-acid sequence MLAALHKYLPGLLLLLAGATGLALAGLVMGVASMSLAPATNISRGKPRPPLPLPEKPTLADYEVIVQRNIFDSTGAGRETLLGTSESGASPTAGATARSRQDLALVGTIANQEHSLALLTIAKEPRVLRLEEELPGGGTLVAVRRNEVDIRYADGSLETLILPRQGANATAGPAARPAAASGGAQVQALGGNRFAIARAEVEKARSNIGELLKQARMEPYIVNGETSGFIVKMIQPGSILAQLGMQLGDVVTRVNGVELNSPEKALQIFQQLREARRLNVDLTRGGQPLSLQYEVN is encoded by the coding sequence ATGCTCGCTGCGCTCCACAAATACCTCCCCGGCCTGCTCCTGCTCCTGGCCGGTGCGACTGGCCTTGCGCTCGCCGGGCTGGTCATGGGCGTAGCATCGATGAGCCTGGCACCAGCGACGAACATCAGCCGGGGCAAGCCTCGCCCCCCTCTCCCGTTACCGGAAAAACCGACCCTCGCCGACTACGAAGTGATCGTGCAGCGCAATATCTTCGATTCGACCGGCGCGGGACGGGAAACGCTTCTCGGCACCTCCGAGTCCGGCGCGAGCCCGACCGCCGGGGCGACGGCGCGCAGCCGTCAGGATCTGGCGCTGGTTGGCACCATCGCCAACCAGGAACATTCCCTGGCACTGCTGACGATCGCCAAGGAGCCCCGGGTGCTGCGTCTCGAGGAGGAGCTCCCGGGTGGCGGCACCCTGGTCGCCGTACGCCGCAACGAAGTGGACATTCGCTACGCCGACGGTAGTCTTGAGACCCTGATCCTCCCCCGCCAAGGGGCAAATGCGACGGCCGGCCCGGCGGCGCGTCCCGCCGCAGCCAGTGGCGGTGCGCAGGTCCAGGCCCTCGGCGGCAACCGCTTTGCCATTGCCCGCGCCGAGGTCGAGAAGGCCCGGTCCAACATCGGCGAGTTGCTGAAGCAGGCGCGGATGGAACCGTACATCGTCAATGGCGAAACCAGCGGCTTCATCGTCAAGATGATCCAACCGGGGTCGATCCTCGCCCAGCTCGGCATGCAGCTCGGCGATGTGGTGACCCGGGTCAACGGCGTCGAGCTCAACAGTCCGGAAAAAGCGTTGCAGATATTTCAGCAGCTGCGGGAGGCCCGCCGGCTCAACGTCGACCTGACGCGCGGCGGCCAGCCCCTCTCCCTGCAGTACGAAGTCAACTAG
- a CDS encoding hemerythrin domain-containing protein — MDEKINVTAVMVEEHRLILRMIALVEGNTALLAAGKFRDWQFYFDAVDFIRNYADRFHHAKEEDVLFREFLANGMPKEHSPVAAMLMAHDQGRAFVRGMEEGAQKALAGEVGQADAIAENARGYAALLRDHIDKEDQILYPLAERTLPAAVRPRMLADYAAAEAASPDLEAKYRQLVERYEARLAA, encoded by the coding sequence ATGGACGAGAAGATCAACGTCACCGCCGTGATGGTCGAGGAACACCGGCTGATCCTGCGCATGATTGCCCTGGTCGAGGGCAACACCGCCCTGCTCGCGGCGGGGAAGTTCCGCGACTGGCAGTTCTACTTCGACGCCGTCGATTTCATCCGCAACTATGCCGACCGCTTTCACCACGCCAAGGAGGAGGATGTCCTCTTCCGCGAGTTCCTCGCCAACGGCATGCCGAAGGAGCACTCGCCGGTAGCGGCGATGCTGATGGCCCACGACCAGGGGCGCGCCTTCGTGCGCGGCATGGAAGAAGGAGCACAGAAGGCGCTGGCCGGAGAAGTCGGACAGGCCGACGCGATTGCCGAGAACGCCCGGGGCTACGCAGCGTTGCTGCGCGATCATATCGACAAGGAGGACCAGATCCTCTACCCCTTGGCCGAGCGCACCCTGCCGGCCGCGGTGCGGCCGCGGATGCTCGCCGACTACGCCGCCGCCGAAGCGGCCAGTCCCGATCTGGAGGCGAAATACCGGCAGCTGGTCGAGCGCTACGAGGCGCGGCTGGCGGCGTGA